Proteins encoded together in one Heterodontus francisci isolate sHetFra1 chromosome 20, sHetFra1.hap1, whole genome shotgun sequence window:
- the LOC137380818 gene encoding inositol 1,4,5-trisphosphate receptor-interacting protein gives MSKSGLRINCVQRKRKELVGQLDTNKLSELDGQSLTPTPPLLPVLLKGLPSIRGFQSWAHQLCLCFGTGGCPEIWLAMPVGILAVCLLMAATVIDHPFTFQQSRWSVEREREREALSRMKEREEQLRDEMQRLEEEFEESFPAGMGSGSGGELGSEQEHSWNLWTALYIAVFLLLEVWRQDTDPQSSQEPSGEDEDSDAIGFSTRFAVLPDHQALTWFYDKCIWVPGNELSRTQELVEGCADDLLEALRSVCNRDLDMEVEECIGIGSLYENWRVKKPLVCDLIVPFTPPEPYCFRADLMCSGEGGPGELGYGKIHVINPRDDLSACLCGRTHLGEDMLCLVHGEQSLGCKPDGSEQKEELIWSATAPYLAKGQVMRWFQTALTKAWAKISHKYDFDLSFQDLERPGALKIRFRSGKAVLFNISPVVEFENSDVYFMPIFASDTQPGTVQSNDTSWPFTFAVYEKRFLKMMAKKLPESSCHLMCLQIVSFLHEKQCNLTGASGLTHYHFKTALLHLLSSQPLGDWHHSHLQLRLRDLLSYLEKALLEKRLNHFIVGNTSALPDFDIPAIFRSAEPLNLFCVFIMQQALYRRARETLAEMLRNTAVLIQEYSLQSLSRDGVRVRQNAATTEPS, from the exons ATGAGCAAGAGCGGGTTGAGAATCAACTGCGTGCAGAGAAAGAGGAAGGAACTGGTCGGCCAGTTAGACACAAATAAACTATCAGAATTAGACGGTCAGTctctgacccccacccccccacttctgCCAGTCCTCTTAAAGGGGCTCCCGTCAATCAGGGGATTCCAATCGTGGGCTCACCAACTGTGTCTTTGCTTTGGAACCGGGGGCTGCCCGGAG ATTTGGCTGGCCATGCCGGTCGGGATTTTAGCCGTGTGCCTGCTCATGGCTGCGACAGTGATTGATCACCCGTTCACCTTCCAGCAGTCCAGATGGAGCGTGGAgcgggaaagggagagggaggctCTGAGCAGGATGAAGGAGCGGGAGGAACAGCTCCGAGACGAGATGCAGCGGCTGGAGGAGGAATTTGAGGAGTCGTTCCCAGCAGGAATGGGATCGGGATCTGGCGGGGAGCTGGGAAGCGAGCAGGAGCACAGCTGGAATCTGTGGACTGCTCTGTACATCGCAGTGTTCCTCCTGCTGGAGGTCTGGAGACAGGACACAGACCCCCAGTCCTCGCAGGAACCGAGTGGCGAGGATGAAGATTCAGATGCCATTGGATTCTCGACGAGGTTTGCGGTGCTCCCAGACCATCAGGCACTGACCTGGTTTTACGACAAGTGTATCTGGGTGCCGGGTAATGAATTGTCTAGGACCCAGGAGCTGGTGGAGGGATGTGCTGATGATTTGCTAGAGGCCCTACGGAGTGTATGTAACCGGGATCTGGACATGGAGGTGGAGGAATGTATTGGCATTGGGAGTCTGTATGAGAATTGGAGGGTGAAGAAGCCCCTGGTGTGTGATTTGATCGTGCCCTTCACTCCCCCTGAGCCTTACTGTTTCAGGGCCGACCTGATGTGCTCGGGGGAGGGTGGGCCGGGTGAGCTCGGCTATGGGAAGATTCATGTGATCAACCCACGAGACGACTTGTCTGCTTGCCTCTGTGGCCGAACCCACTTGGGGGAGGACATGTTGTGTCTGGTACATGGTGAGCAGAGCCTGGGGTGCAAGCCGGATGGGAGTGAGCAGAAAGAGGAGCTAATCTGGTCAGCAACTGCTCCCTATTTGGCCAAGGGTCAGGTGATGAGGTGGTTCCAGACAGCCTTGACCAAAGCTTGGGCCAAAATCTCACACAAGTACGACTTTGATCTTTCCTTTCAGGATCTGGAGAGACCTGGTGCCCTGAAGATCAGATTTCGTTCCGGGAAGGCTGTACTTTTTAACATCTCCCCTGTTGTGGAGTTTGAAAACTCCGATGTTTACTTCATGCCCATTTTTGCAAGTGACACTCAGCCAGGCACCGTCCAATCAAATGACACATCCTGGCCCTTTACATTCGCTGTCTATGAGAAACGGTTTCTCAAAATGATGGCAAAGAAGCTTCCGGAAAGCTCCTGCCACCTGATGTGTTTACAAATCGTCTCCTTTCTGCACGAGAAGCAATGTAACCTAACAGGGGCCAGTGGCCTCACACACTATCACTTCAAGACAGCCCTGTTGCACCTGTTGTCCAGCCAGCCCCTGGGAGACTGGCACCATTCCCATCTCCAGCTTCGCCTGCGGGATCTCCTTAGCTACCTGGAAAAGGCTCTGCTTGAGAAGCGTCTAAACCATTTCATTGTCGGCAACACCTCCGCCCTCCCCGACTTCGACATCCCAGCTATCTTCCGCTCGGCCGAGCCTCTCAACCTGTTCTGTGTGTTTATCATGCAGCAGGCCTTGTACCGAAGGGCACGAGAGACCTTGGCGGAGATGCTGAGGAACACTGCCGTCCTGATTCAGGAATACAGTCTGCAAAGTCTCAGCAGAGACGGTGTCAGAGTGAGGCAGAATGCAGCAACGACAGAACCGAGCTA